In Roseofilum casamattae BLCC-M143, the following proteins share a genomic window:
- a CDS encoding hemolysin family protein encodes MALDRLSSLTIGDAVVRLLSVMVLIAINAFFVTAEFSIVSVRRSRIQQLALTGDIPAQTVQKLHGDLERLLSTTQLGITLSSLALGWIGENTMALLFAAAIDHLPLSSQLRQTIAHSLGLPLAFIAIAYLQIVLGELCPKSVAMLYSEQLARVLGPPSWTIARFFNPFISILNRSTRFLLRLGGINDSGQTAYSRITPEELQLIVSTASESIGLQASERELLNNVFEFGDVVAEDVMIPRTSIDGISYDATFEGLLDEVARSGHSRYPVMADSLDDIRGIINFKQLAGPLAQGELSPQTPIEAWVRPARFVQQNTPVLEMLQMMKRSRQAMAIVVDEFGGTAGLITIQDIVEEIIGDTEEPDRTQEPIIQQLDEQTYLVQAQLNIEEVNDMLSVELPLDDDYQTLGGFMIVKLQKIPEVGETLRYGNLELTAIEAEGPRLERIRIRRTENAIAPPNEE; translated from the coding sequence ATGGCGCTGGATCGATTATCATCGCTGACGATCGGTGATGCCGTAGTTCGGTTGTTATCAGTGATGGTGTTAATTGCGATTAATGCCTTTTTTGTAACGGCAGAGTTTTCCATCGTTTCCGTGCGGCGATCGCGCATTCAGCAACTGGCATTGACGGGAGATATTCCCGCGCAAACAGTACAGAAGTTGCATGGAGACTTAGAGCGGCTGCTGTCTACAACGCAATTGGGAATTACGCTATCGAGTCTGGCTTTGGGGTGGATTGGGGAAAATACCATGGCGCTCCTTTTCGCTGCAGCGATCGACCATTTGCCTTTATCTTCCCAACTCCGACAAACCATTGCTCACTCTCTGGGACTCCCCTTGGCTTTTATCGCGATCGCTTATTTACAAATCGTGTTAGGGGAGCTGTGTCCGAAATCCGTTGCCATGTTGTATTCCGAACAACTGGCCCGAGTTTTAGGGCCGCCGAGTTGGACGATTGCTCGGTTCTTCAACCCGTTTATTTCCATTCTCAACCGCTCCACTCGTTTCCTGCTCCGTTTGGGTGGAATTAACGATTCCGGTCAAACGGCGTACTCGCGCATTACCCCAGAAGAACTGCAACTGATCGTGAGTACGGCGAGCGAATCCATTGGACTGCAAGCGTCCGAGCGAGAATTACTCAATAATGTGTTTGAATTTGGCGATGTGGTAGCCGAAGATGTGATGATTCCTCGGACGAGCATTGACGGTATTTCCTACGATGCTACCTTTGAAGGACTGCTGGATGAAGTGGCTCGCAGCGGCCATTCTCGCTATCCGGTGATGGCAGACTCCCTGGATGATATTCGCGGCATTATTAATTTTAAGCAACTGGCCGGTCCCTTAGCTCAGGGAGAACTCTCGCCCCAAACCCCCATTGAAGCTTGGGTGCGTCCGGCGCGGTTCGTGCAACAAAATACTCCCGTCCTGGAAATGTTGCAAATGATGAAGCGATCGCGGCAAGCTATGGCGATCGTTGTCGATGAATTTGGCGGTACGGCTGGGTTAATTACCATTCAAGATATTGTCGAAGAAATTATTGGCGATACGGAAGAACCCGATCGCACTCAAGAACCGATTATTCAACAGCTCGACGAGCAAACTTATCTGGTCCAAGCCCAGTTGAATATTGAAGAAGTTAATGACATGCTGAGTGTGGAGTTACCCTTAGATGACGATTATCAAACCTTGGGGGGATTTATGATTGTCAAGCTGCAAAAGATTCCGGAAGTTGGCGAAACCTTGCGTTATGGTAATTTGGAATTAACCGCAATTGAAGCAGAAGGACCTCGGTTAGAGCGGATTCGGATTCGGCGCACGGAGAATGCGATCGCGCCTCCAAATGAAGAATGA
- a CDS encoding acetamidase/formamidase family protein, which produces MSEYYLNANCNTVHLGGFSDRIRPALIADDGDRIHVETYSGFYLSDRAPDEFFTPEFREICDRLPPERKAGPGPHLLTGPIYINGAEPGDILEIELEAITPRLPIGFNAIRAGWGALPERFADSTLRFLSLNLEQNTASLPGHPQLNIPLHPFFGILGVASPSEARSSVPPGSFGGNMDNRDLQVGSRIFLPVLVPGAFFSIGDGHAAQGHGEVNGTAIETSMNGTIRLRLHKQFPLSTPMAKTPSHLITMGFAETLDGALQQALERAIEAIAYGTELTREEAYVLCSIAVNFQITQVVNSPQKGVHGLVPLSIFPEGFRL; this is translated from the coding sequence ATGTCAGAATATTATCTCAACGCTAACTGCAACACGGTTCATCTCGGTGGATTCTCCGATCGCATTCGGCCGGCATTAATCGCAGACGATGGCGATCGCATTCACGTAGAAACCTACAGTGGATTTTACCTGAGCGATCGCGCTCCCGATGAATTTTTTACCCCAGAATTTCGCGAAATTTGCGATCGTCTTCCCCCAGAACGAAAAGCCGGTCCCGGCCCCCATTTACTCACCGGACCAATCTATATCAATGGTGCCGAACCCGGAGATATTCTGGAAATTGAACTGGAAGCAATTACTCCCCGTCTTCCCATCGGATTCAATGCGATCCGTGCCGGTTGGGGTGCTCTACCCGAAAGATTTGCCGACTCCACCTTGCGCTTTCTTTCCCTCAACTTAGAACAGAATACTGCCAGCCTACCGGGTCATCCGCAGCTAAACATTCCCCTTCATCCCTTTTTTGGTATCCTGGGCGTTGCCAGCCCCTCAGAAGCGAGATCGTCCGTACCTCCGGGCAGCTTTGGAGGCAACATGGATAACCGGGATTTGCAAGTCGGCTCCCGCATTTTTCTGCCAGTCCTCGTTCCCGGCGCTTTCTTTTCCATTGGCGACGGCCATGCCGCTCAAGGCCATGGAGAAGTCAACGGCACAGCCATTGAAACCTCCATGAATGGAACCATTCGCCTGCGCTTGCACAAACAATTCCCTCTCTCAACGCCAATGGCGAAAACGCCATCCCATCTGATTACTATGGGATTTGCCGAAACTCTCGATGGAGCATTGCAACAAGCACTAGAACGAGCCATTGAGGCTATTGCCTATGGAACCGAGCTAACCCGAGAAGAAGCCTATGTCTTATGCAGTATTGCCGTTAATTTCCAGATTACGCAAGTCGTGAATTCTCCGCAAAAAGGAGTGCATGGTTTAGTTCCCCTATCCATATTTCCAGAAGGGTTTCGATTATGA
- a CDS encoding sulfite exporter TauE/SafE family protein, whose product MTILQILLLAGGGLFAGILAGFLGIGGGTVLVPLLTTLGYAPVEAVATSSLSILITASSGTLQNWRMGYLKIRNVILLGLPAIITAQFGTILADRSPPYLLLFCFGVLLLVNLYLVQIRKQITADEERSRATLSNPTIARITTGAIAGFMAGFFGVGGGVIMVPLQIIWLGETIKGAIRTSLGVIVITAISACTSHALRGNVVWFAGMFLGAGGLIGAQLSTRFLPKLPDRIITIAFRSLLALLSVYVFWQAWVAYLHATG is encoded by the coding sequence ATGACAATATTGCAAATTCTGCTCTTAGCTGGTGGTGGATTATTTGCCGGAATTCTGGCAGGTTTTCTCGGCATTGGTGGCGGCACTGTGCTTGTTCCCTTACTGACGACATTAGGCTATGCTCCCGTCGAAGCCGTAGCCACCAGCAGCCTATCTATTTTAATTACTGCCAGTTCTGGAACCTTGCAAAACTGGCGCATGGGCTATTTAAAAATCCGCAATGTCATCTTATTAGGATTGCCCGCCATTATTACCGCACAATTCGGAACCATTTTAGCCGATCGCTCTCCTCCTTACCTGCTGCTCTTTTGCTTTGGCGTACTCCTTTTGGTCAACCTCTATTTAGTCCAAATTCGCAAACAAATTACCGCAGACGAAGAGCGATCGCGCGCCACCCTATCCAATCCTACCATCGCCAGAATAACGACCGGCGCGATCGCCGGATTTATGGCCGGATTCTTTGGTGTTGGTGGCGGTGTCATTATGGTTCCTTTGCAAATTATTTGGTTGGGCGAAACCATTAAAGGAGCCATTCGCACTAGCTTAGGCGTCATCGTCATTACTGCCATCTCCGCTTGCACCAGTCATGCTCTGCGCGGTAATGTGGTTTGGTTCGCTGGAATGTTCTTAGGTGCGGGCGGGTTAATTGGCGCGCAACTGAGTACCAGATTTCTGCCAAAATTGCCCGATCGCATCATTACCATTGCCTTTCGTTCCCTCTTAGCCCTACTATCAGTCTATGTCTTTTGGCAAGCTTGGGTTGCTTATCTCCATGCAACTGGATAA
- a CDS encoding hybrid sensor histidine kinase/response regulator produces the protein MSIHSTHLGQIAVVDDTAANLHLLFNLLGNSGYDVRPFPKGTIAFEGITYSPPDLILLDIQMPEMNGYELCQKLKANELTENIPIIFISALNETFDKVKAFQVGGVDYITKPFQTEEILARVATHLELYQIKRQLQNTNSFQAEQLAVQNTQLQHLNQSLERVNQELKSNYERLKKAQLQLVQTEKMATLGNLVAGVAHEINNPLGFINGSVSTLENSFTDLLEIVREYRQEYPEPRPQFLEVLEDLDFDFLVEDIPKIIASMQMGIARISKISTSLRTFSRGDKVQKSLFNPHDALDSTLIILKYRLKANDRRPDIEIVKNYGDIPDFKCYAGQINQVFMNIFSNAIDALDESNIGKSFKEIEAAPNCITINTQFNREENSIAVRISDNGTGMTEPVRVRIFEQGFTTKEVGKGTGLGMAIVRQIIEEQHGGTIACQSEVGKGTAFTIVLPLN, from the coding sequence ATGAGCATTCATTCTACCCATCTCGGTCAAATTGCTGTAGTAGACGATACGGCAGCTAACTTACATCTCCTCTTTAATCTTTTAGGAAATAGTGGCTATGATGTACGCCCTTTTCCGAAAGGAACGATCGCTTTTGAAGGCATTACCTATTCTCCGCCAGATTTGATCTTGCTAGACATTCAAATGCCGGAAATGAACGGTTACGAACTCTGTCAGAAACTGAAAGCTAATGAATTGACGGAAAATATTCCCATAATTTTCATCAGTGCTTTAAATGAAACCTTTGATAAGGTCAAAGCATTCCAAGTCGGGGGAGTAGACTATATTACCAAACCCTTTCAAACGGAAGAAATTCTCGCACGAGTAGCAACTCATCTCGAACTTTATCAAATTAAAAGGCAGTTGCAAAACACTAATAGTTTCCAAGCCGAGCAACTCGCAGTACAAAATACTCAACTCCAACATCTCAATCAATCGCTAGAAAGAGTTAATCAAGAATTGAAATCTAACTATGAGAGACTGAAAAAAGCTCAATTACAACTCGTACAAACGGAAAAAATGGCAACCTTGGGCAACTTAGTTGCTGGAGTTGCTCACGAAATTAACAACCCTCTCGGTTTCATTAATGGTAGTGTTTCTACTCTGGAAAATAGTTTTACCGATCTGTTAGAGATTGTCCGCGAGTATCGTCAAGAATATCCCGAACCGCGTCCCCAATTTCTGGAAGTGCTTGAAGACCTCGATTTCGATTTTCTCGTGGAGGATATTCCGAAAATTATTGCCTCTATGCAAATGGGGATAGCGCGAATTAGTAAAATCAGCACTTCCTTGCGGACGTTTTCTCGGGGAGATAAGGTACAAAAAAGTTTGTTTAATCCTCATGATGCTCTCGATAGTACTTTAATCATTTTAAAATACCGCCTTAAAGCGAATGACCGACGTCCGGATATTGAAATTGTGAAAAATTATGGCGATATTCCGGACTTTAAATGCTATGCAGGGCAAATCAATCAAGTCTTTATGAATATTTTTTCTAATGCGATCGATGCTTTAGATGAAAGCAATATTGGAAAGTCGTTTAAAGAAATAGAAGCAGCGCCAAATTGCATTACTATTAATACTCAATTTAATCGAGAAGAAAATAGTATTGCTGTCAGGATTAGTGATAATGGTACGGGAATGACAGAGCCGGTGAGAGTCAGAATATTCGAGCAAGGATTTACGACAAAAGAAGTCGGAAAAGGAACGGGTTTGGGCATGGCGATTGTCCGTCAAATTATAGAAGAACAACATGGGGGCACGATCGCTTGTCAATCCGAAGTCGGCAAAGGGACAGCGTTTACCATTGTTCTGCCCCTAAACTGA
- a CDS encoding DUF1824 family protein: protein MSLSLSLEAQAALKYLGIFSVKPESVNLESETEREQLRSHLIQIAALADYHNFGVCADAGTEGFTALAHYLAALEYPVPFNLVQLPAIDEPVYIKFNGKTLSHYHDSYTGDYRGVLVTCFSSDDERLNGTFGYFPLDLFAE from the coding sequence GTGTCTCTATCTTTAAGCCTCGAAGCCCAAGCGGCATTAAAATACCTGGGAATTTTCAGCGTGAAACCCGAGTCGGTTAATCTCGAGTCGGAAACGGAGCGAGAACAACTGCGATCGCATCTGATTCAAATTGCAGCTCTGGCAGATTATCATAACTTCGGGGTCTGCGCCGATGCAGGAACGGAAGGCTTTACCGCCCTAGCTCATTATCTCGCCGCTCTGGAATATCCCGTTCCCTTCAATTTGGTGCAACTTCCAGCCATCGACGAGCCAGTTTATATTAAATTCAACGGGAAAACCTTAAGTCACTATCACGATAGTTATACCGGAGACTATCGCGGCGTTCTCGTCACCTGCTTTTCCTCAGACGACGAACGACTCAATGGAACGTTTGGCTATTTTCCTCTAGATTTATTTGCTGAGTAA
- a CDS encoding RNA-guided endonuclease InsQ/TnpB family protein, with protein MFVLEYKVNPKPHQIESIDEAIRTVQFVRNKALRYWIDNRGIGKTELFRYNTRLRKEFRLVNDLNSHACQAAIERVLRAINQFYDNCKKQVKGKKGYPKFKKNTRSVEYKVSGWKLSENQKYITFTDKKGIGGLKLIGSRDLNFYQSEQIKRVRILKRADGYYIQFCIQLDPRDTFSQPLTPSQKAVGIDVGLKYFLADSQGNIEPIPQYYRQTEKQLNRLNRQKTKKFRKGKPQSQNYRKARQRYARKHLRVSRQREEFVKNVALRLIQSNDLVAYEDLNVKGIVKNRHLSKSISDAGWSLFRQWLEYFGDKYGKLTIAVLPHNTSQNCSNCGKKVQKSLSTRTHVCPHCGFVCDRDINAAINILQLGLSRVGRTQTHASGEMPSWLVGETLLANGDSSNDESPCL; from the coding sequence ATGTTTGTTCTCGAATATAAAGTCAATCCCAAGCCTCATCAAATTGAATCCATCGATGAAGCCATTCGCACAGTTCAATTTGTCCGCAATAAGGCACTTCGATACTGGATAGATAATCGAGGTATTGGGAAGACCGAGCTATTTCGATACAACACTCGATTGCGAAAAGAGTTTAGATTGGTCAATGATTTGAACTCTCACGCCTGTCAAGCTGCGATTGAGCGAGTCCTCAGAGCCATTAACCAATTCTACGATAATTGTAAAAAGCAAGTTAAAGGAAAAAAAGGGTATCCCAAGTTCAAGAAAAATACTCGTTCGGTTGAATACAAGGTTTCGGGCTGGAAACTCTCAGAAAACCAGAAGTATATTACCTTTACCGATAAAAAAGGGATTGGTGGCTTGAAACTGATAGGCTCTAGAGATTTAAATTTCTATCAATCCGAACAAATCAAACGAGTCAGAATCTTAAAAAGAGCAGATGGATACTATATTCAATTCTGCATTCAACTGGATCCAAGGGATACTTTTTCTCAACCTTTAACTCCTTCTCAAAAGGCAGTAGGGATTGATGTGGGGTTAAAGTATTTCTTGGCAGATAGTCAAGGAAATATCGAACCCATCCCCCAATATTATCGCCAAACTGAGAAGCAATTAAATCGACTCAATCGGCAAAAAACTAAAAAGTTCCGTAAAGGAAAACCTCAGTCTCAAAACTATCGAAAAGCTCGACAACGATATGCCAGAAAACATTTAAGAGTAAGTCGGCAGCGAGAAGAGTTTGTCAAGAATGTGGCACTCCGTTTAATCCAATCTAACGATTTGGTTGCTTATGAAGACTTGAATGTTAAAGGCATAGTTAAAAATCGTCACCTGTCGAAATCGATAAGTGATGCAGGATGGTCTTTATTTCGTCAGTGGTTAGAGTATTTTGGAGATAAATATGGGAAGTTAACGATAGCCGTTCTTCCTCATAATACTTCTCAAAATTGCTCTAACTGTGGCAAGAAAGTGCAGAAATCTCTATCAACAAGAACTCATGTTTGTCCCCATTGTGGGTTCGTTTGCGATCGGGATATTAATGCAGCAATCAACATCTTGCAATTGGGATTAAGTAGGGTGGGGCGCACCCAAACTCACGCATCGGGAGAGATGCCCTCTTGGTTGGTTGGGGAAACCCTGCTGGCTAACGGCGACTCGTCGAACGATGAATCCCCCTGCCTTTAG
- a CDS encoding lipid kinase, producing MGKEALFLVNERSRRGKKYRQQAITCLQQQGFILHDLSLSDSAQLRQSIRQQGPEVDAIIIGGGDGTLNAVVDALVEVARPVGILPMGTANDLARTLDIPLAIPAACEAIARGNVRHIDLGWVNGKYFFNVASLGLSVTITDRLNGASKQRWGIFAYAIAALQVLATSRLFTAEIRTQGRSYSVKTIQIAVGNGRYYGGGMTIAHDAAIDDCRLDLYSLGLQKWWQILALFPTLRQGRYHAWPGVLSLNGTEFEVYTRHRLPINTDGEITVNTPAHFQVVPQILPIFTPHL from the coding sequence ATGGGTAAAGAAGCACTGTTCCTCGTCAACGAACGATCGCGGCGGGGGAAAAAGTACCGCCAGCAAGCGATTACCTGCCTGCAACAGCAAGGATTCATTTTGCACGATTTGTCCCTATCGGACTCTGCACAACTGCGTCAGTCCATTCGCCAACAGGGACCGGAAGTCGATGCCATTATTATTGGTGGAGGAGATGGCACATTAAACGCTGTGGTCGATGCATTAGTCGAAGTGGCTCGTCCCGTCGGCATTTTACCCATGGGAACCGCCAACGATCTGGCACGGACATTAGATATTCCTCTGGCGATTCCAGCCGCCTGTGAAGCGATCGCCAGAGGCAATGTACGTCACATTGACCTCGGTTGGGTGAATGGTAAATACTTTTTCAATGTGGCCAGTCTGGGCTTAAGCGTCACAATTACCGATCGCCTCAATGGTGCCAGCAAACAACGATGGGGAATCTTTGCTTACGCGATCGCTGCATTACAAGTGTTGGCAACTTCCAGATTATTTACCGCCGAAATTCGCACGCAAGGACGCTCCTATAGTGTCAAAACCATTCAAATTGCCGTAGGAAACGGACGCTATTATGGTGGCGGAATGACCATTGCCCACGATGCGGCGATCGATGATTGTCGCCTCGATCTCTACAGCTTGGGATTGCAAAAATGGTGGCAAATACTCGCCTTGTTTCCCACCCTTCGGCAAGGTCGCTATCATGCTTGGCCGGGAGTCCTTTCCCTAAATGGGACTGAATTTGAAGTGTATACTCGCCATCGTCTGCCGATTAATACTGATGGGGAAATTACTGTGAATACTCCAGCCCATTTTCAGGTCGTGCCCCAAATTCTACCGATTTTTACACCACATTTGTAA
- a CDS encoding tetratricopeptide repeat protein codes for MPSARAVETSGRSPNGRIVQAGAEAQLRRSDGREIPAELAMLVFPGDRLIATTSNILVQCSDLSWQEIPAGRTIANTCAKEEKKQSGCAPGSLECPDRGEYIAQRSSEIPYIISPRNTDVLAQTPRFRWHDVPGTKEYRVTLYADGEQIWQTTTSESEITYAGEIPLEPEVGYSLQVDADGGQSSLDGPLVSGGITFFIASEETRSHIQQHQDAIEAQALDAPEQDVALAHLYFDSNLVAEGIERLESAIDRGAESASIYRELGDRLFFRLSLLPQGKDYYEQAWENVLPDHVEEKAAIAYGLSQVYQAIGDRDRTIAWLTEAESAYQQLQDRSQLEQIREQLDRLQKP; via the coding sequence ATGCCAAGCGCTCGAGCTGTGGAAACAAGCGGGCGATCGCCCAACGGTCGGATCGTACAAGCTGGTGCAGAGGCACAATTGCGTCGTTCTGACGGTCGCGAAATTCCAGCAGAGCTGGCCATGCTTGTCTTTCCCGGCGATCGCCTCATCGCCACAACTAGCAACATTCTCGTGCAATGCTCGGACTTAAGCTGGCAAGAAATTCCAGCGGGACGAACCATTGCCAATACTTGCGCGAAAGAAGAGAAGAAACAGTCTGGGTGTGCTCCTGGATCTCTCGAATGTCCGGATCGCGGAGAATACATCGCCCAACGTTCCTCCGAAATTCCCTACATTATCAGCCCTCGCAATACCGACGTACTCGCGCAAACTCCCCGGTTCCGCTGGCATGACGTTCCCGGAACCAAAGAATATCGCGTCACCTTATATGCTGATGGGGAACAAATTTGGCAGACCACAACCAGCGAGAGTGAAATAACCTATGCTGGAGAAATTCCCTTGGAACCAGAGGTAGGTTACTCCTTGCAAGTCGATGCCGACGGCGGACAGTCCTCTCTCGACGGGCCGTTAGTCTCGGGGGGAATTACCTTCTTTATCGCAAGCGAGGAGACGCGATCGCACATTCAACAGCATCAAGACGCCATCGAAGCCCAAGCCTTGGACGCTCCGGAGCAAGATGTGGCTCTGGCCCATCTCTATTTCGATTCAAATTTAGTCGCTGAAGGCATCGAACGACTCGAATCTGCCATCGATCGCGGAGCAGAAAGCGCCAGCATCTACCGAGAACTCGGCGATCGCCTATTCTTCCGTCTCAGCTTGCTACCCCAAGGCAAAGACTATTACGAGCAAGCCTGGGAGAACGTCTTGCCAGACCATGTTGAAGAGAAAGCAGCCATTGCTTACGGTCTCTCCCAAGTCTATCAAGCCATAGGCGATCGCGATCGGACCATCGCGTGGCTGACCGAAGCCGAAAGTGCTTACCAACAGTTGCAAGATCGATCGCAGTTAGAACAGATACGCGAACAATTAGATCGTTTGCAGAAGCCGTAA
- a CDS encoding ABC transporter ATP-binding protein produces MGEPLIELRGVCQTFGTAKILDNLDLTIYRGEALGIIGPSGTGKSTILRIIAGLHQPDAGEIYVAGEQRKGLVGDVQDPITIGMVFQQAALFDSLTVAENVGFRLYQDGKIPPKQIRQMVEKKLELVGLSGISDRFPAQLSGGMRKRVSFARAIMDNPQDKQSHPEVLLYDEPTAGLDPIASTVVEDLIRQLKEEQSSCGTYVMVTHQDSTIRRTTERIVFMHQGKVQWDGRVEDIDTTDNLYIRQFATGSLSGPIPVIS; encoded by the coding sequence ATGGGCGAACCCTTAATCGAACTACGCGGAGTCTGTCAAACCTTCGGTACCGCCAAAATCTTAGATAACTTAGACTTAACGATTTATCGAGGAGAAGCCCTAGGAATCATCGGCCCCTCCGGTACGGGAAAATCCACCATTCTCCGGATTATCGCCGGTTTGCATCAACCCGATGCCGGAGAAATCTACGTGGCCGGAGAGCAGCGGAAAGGACTAGTTGGCGACGTGCAAGATCCGATTACCATTGGCATGGTGTTTCAACAAGCCGCTCTCTTTGACTCCCTCACCGTTGCCGAAAATGTTGGCTTTCGGCTGTATCAAGACGGGAAAATTCCGCCGAAACAAATTCGCCAAATGGTCGAGAAAAAACTAGAACTCGTCGGACTCTCTGGAATTAGCGATCGCTTTCCGGCGCAACTTTCCGGAGGAATGCGCAAGCGAGTCAGTTTTGCCCGTGCCATTATGGACAATCCTCAAGACAAACAAAGCCATCCCGAAGTCTTGCTCTATGACGAACCCACTGCCGGACTCGATCCCATCGCCTCCACCGTCGTCGAAGATTTAATCCGCCAACTCAAAGAAGAGCAAAGTAGTTGCGGAACCTACGTGATGGTCACCCACCAAGATAGTACAATTCGACGGACCACCGAACGCATCGTCTTCATGCATCAAGGCAAAGTGCAATGGGACGGACGAGTTGAAGATATCGACACCACCGATAATCTCTACATTCGCCAATTTGCCACCGGGAGTTTATCCGGCCCCATTCCCGTCATTAGCTAA
- a CDS encoding peptidylprolyl isomerase: MVEILQVGNRVIQTDEMLTLLTRYQLIPHLVRGLIIDDAIAEFSCTPEEIAGALKSVEAQLQLTTPEAKETWLNNQGMTGTQFEEITIRPILIEKFKQKTWSNKVESYFLSRKTHLDQVVYSLIRTKDLGLAQEIYFRIQEEEESFADLAREYSQGAEAHTGGVLGPVSVATPHPVLAKLLSISQPGQLWPPRNLGEWYVIVRLEKFIPAKFDDAMRRHLIDELFERWMREEAQKLGAIRALWSSESQSS; encoded by the coding sequence ATGGTAGAAATCCTCCAAGTCGGCAACCGAGTCATCCAAACCGATGAAATGTTAACCTTGCTTACGCGGTATCAGCTCATACCCCATCTCGTGCGAGGATTAATTATCGATGACGCGATCGCCGAATTCTCTTGCACCCCGGAAGAAATCGCGGGCGCTCTCAAATCCGTAGAAGCGCAACTGCAATTAACCACTCCCGAAGCAAAAGAAACTTGGTTGAATAACCAAGGGATGACCGGCACCCAGTTTGAAGAAATCACCATCCGTCCGATCCTCATCGAAAAATTCAAACAGAAAACCTGGTCCAACAAAGTCGAGTCTTACTTTCTCAGCCGTAAAACCCATCTGGATCAAGTGGTTTACTCTCTCATCCGAACCAAAGACCTCGGATTAGCACAAGAAATTTATTTCCGCATTCAAGAAGAAGAAGAAAGTTTTGCCGACCTCGCTCGCGAATATTCTCAGGGAGCTGAAGCCCATACCGGAGGAGTCCTCGGCCCGGTTTCCGTGGCCACTCCTCACCCCGTGCTTGCCAAACTTCTCTCCATTTCTCAACCCGGTCAACTCTGGCCGCCCCGTAACCTAGGCGAATGGTATGTTATTGTCCGGCTGGAAAAATTCATTCCCGCCAAATTCGATGATGCCATGCGGCGACACCTAATTGATGAATTATTTGAACGCTGGATGCGCGAAGAAGCCCAAAAACTCGGTGCCATTCGCGCTCTCTGGTCCTCCGAAAGCCAAAGCTCCTAG